acagctgtgaatgatggagcctatcccagctgtgaatGATCGGCAAAATTCCCGAAAAGTACACTCCCCCTTTAAGATGCAGCTactgctaataaaaaaaaaactacatttccttCTGCCACAGTTGTTTTTGAGTTAATGCTAATTAACTTGATGAttacgagggttgcgggtgtgctcgagcctatcccagctgtgaatgatggagcctatcctagctgtgaatgatgagcaaaattcccGAAAAGTACACTCCCCCTTTAAGATGCAGCTactgctaattaaaaaaaaaaactacattgccTTCTGCCACTGTTGTTTTTGAGTTAATGGTAATTAACTTGACGAttacgagggttgcgggtgtgctggagcctatcccacctgtgaatgatgagcaaaattcccaaaaagtacACTCCCCCTTTAAGATGCAGCTactgctaattaaaaaaaaaaactacattgccTTCTGCCACAGTTGTTTTTGAGTTAATGCTAATTAACTTGACGAttacgagggttgcgggtgtgctggagcctatcccagctgtgaatgatggagcctatcccagctgtgaattatgggcaaaattcctGAAAAGTACACCCCCCCCCTTTTAAGATGCAGCTactgctaattaaaaaaaaaactacatttccttCTGCCACAGTTGTTTTTGAGTTAATGCTAATTAACTTGATGattacgagggttgcgggcgtgctggagcctatcccagctgtgaatgatggagcctatcccagctgtgaatgatgagcaaaattcccGAAAAGTACACTCCCCCTTTAAGATGCAGCTActgctaatttaaaaaaaaactacatttccttCTGCCACAGTTGTTTTTGAGTTAATGCTAATTAACTTGATGATTAATTGACTAAAGGCATTAATTCCAGTCTATTAAAATGGGTAGAATACACAAACTGGACCCTCCCATGCCATTGTTCCCACCAAGCGAGTCCAGTTTGCGTTGGTGTTGTTACCTTGGTGTTAGCCGCTAGCTCCACAGCCTTCTCAGTAGACACGCCGTCGCTCGGGTAGAAAATGGTGGCACccgggatggctctgaacataGCCATGTCCTCCAGGCCCATCTGAGAGGGGCCGTCCTCTCCTACGAATACATTCACACATTTCTATACATGATGTGTCAACATGTTGGTAGACCAGCATGCATTCAGGCGTTGGCCATGCAGTATAcctgaggaggtggaggaggaggtggaggaggaggtgaaagGGAAGGAGgtggtggaaaaaaatcggttTGACCTCCGTGACTTAGAAACAGAGACGTGGGGGAGACGCAGGGAGGGAGTTTGCTGATaccaggaggagaaggaggtggaggaggtgctCAGGTCATTAACAAGAGAAATGTGAGGATCAAGTTAGGGAAGCTAATGTGAGCGTCGGCACTTTAAGAAGATGAAAGTGACCGGCTAGGTTTTGGCGGCGATTGGCTGACCGATGGAGACGCCGCAATGGGAGCCGCAGAGGTTGATGTTGCTCTCCGAGATGGCGGCCATGCGCAGCTGGTCAAAGGCGCGGCTGAAGAAGGTTGCGAAGGTGCTGGCGAAGACCACGTTGCGATCCCGCACAGCGCATCCAATGGCCACACTCACCTGTCAGAGcggactattattattattatgtattataaattattattattagaatagaTAGTAGACGTCTAACAAATAATAGCAAGTGTAATGACCAAAATACTTGGCTGCCCCCGGTGGCTGGAAGCCATCATTACAGTGTAGTCGCtgaccaaatatatatatatatttacattcattcattcattcattttcttaaatgttcttaaattaaattaaattaatgtaatttaatttaattaaatttaattacattaatttaatttaattttgtttaattcttTATTATCatactattattaatatgtattacaaattattattatgagaatagACAGTAGATGTCTAACAAATAATAGCAAGTGTAATGACCAAAATACTTGGCTGCCCCCAGTGGCTGGAAGCCATCATTACAGTGTAGTCGCtgaccaaatatatatatatttatttacatttattcattcattcattcagtttcttaattttaattaaatttgatttaatttaattaaattttgttttaatttaatcaactgcttgtattgtttctttttcctcattatatatattattacatatgatatatatttattatttacatatttgaaaTGATGTACCCTCGGAAGtactaaaaaaaagtatacaaaaaaatTCAGCAGGAGGATTTTTGACCTGTGATTAGTTCCcatctaaaaattaaaattacatattaACTTATTCACCATGTTTTGCTCGGCGATGTAACACTCCACATAACGATTGGGGTGTTCGTTCTTGAACAGTTCAGAGAACGTGGAGTTCTTGGTGTCTCCATCCAACGCCACCACGTGCTCATTGTACCGACCCAGCTTAGCCAGAGCCATGCCGTACGCCTTCCGCGTGGCGATCTGGTAAATAGATACACAACACATTAAACGACATATTACTGGGTTAGAAACCATATTTAGTTATAGTAATATCTCCGACCTTGTCTCCGGCTTTGTAGCTGGGGGCGCTGGGCATGCGGATGTTGCGCAGGCTTATCGGCGCTGTTTCCTCGTTGGGCGATGACGGATAGAGGCGCTTGTTACAGCTGACCATGTGGCTCTGCAACTCCTTGACCACGCTGTCGGCCATGTCTTTGGGTAGAGGCTTCCCATGCCAGCCCATTTTGTCCTCGATCGCTGAAAGATGACGTTGccaaaagttgacattttgagTCTTTGAACTATTCCTTTGGCGTAACATAAGTTTCATACCTTGACCTTGAtcttgaacttaagtaaaactaaaatcatgtcgtttggtaacagcagtatgtgacaaaaaataaaacaaaattaaattaaacaaaattaaataaaactaaacaaaattaaattaaacaaaattaaagtaaactaaattaaataaaactaaattcaagtaaataaatttaaaaaaataattaaaaaaattatattaggaaagcaggaagtgaacaaatgtaacagttagtgattgtaaaagtaccagatggaggggtaggatttaataagctttgcttcttcctactccttttggacatgtggaactgtgaactgattatgtgatgcattcaattgtaatctgatgcatgttcaaatgaaataaaaccattaccattattgctctctggttctaccatatcttacttattgtgtggaaatatgggctaataactataaaagcaatcttcactcgctaaatgtactgcaaaaaaaggtcagtaaggataattcataatgccgcctacagagaacatactaactctttatttctaaaatcacaaatacttaacttgctgatatagttcatcttcaaacagctaaaataatgcacaaggctaaaaataaccaattacctaaaaatgtcatccaatacttctctacaagagaggagaaatatgatctcagggaagaactacatttgaaacacttatatgctaggactacgttaaaaagccatagcatttcagtatgtggaatcaaactatggaatggattgagtaaggaagtcaaacaatgcacaacgatgagccaattcaagaaacaatacaagcagttgatgtttgctaaatacaaggatgaagagtcttgaaccagtcatgatgtgctatatatatcactatattgacacttactatggtacccattatgtcattggatggtcatatcacctcgtactttggtacgtgacaaaaaaataaaacaaaattaaattaaacaaaattaaataaaactaaacaaaattaaattaaatacaactaaattaaactaaattaaattaaagtaaataaatttaaaaaaataattttaaaaattatattaggaaagcaggaagtgaacaaatgtaacagttactgattgtaaaagtaccagatggaggggtagcatttaataagctttgcttcttcctactccttttggactttTGGATGCTGACCAatcatgatacttcaaatgcagctactcCATCTTGGGCAGCAGTTAACAAAAACCGGCGGTTATTTACTTTTGAAGACCATGCACCGGCATCTACAGGAGACACTTAATTGAATCGATGTGTTAATTGGAGCGTGTTCAATAACTAAAGtcagcaaaatattagaaacgcATCGCCGGCAACGACTGCTAGCTCATTCATGTGtaacaaaaacagcaggaaCGGTCATAGGTTAGAATCATCATGTTGGACCCCAGACTTAGACCTTAACAGTCAACGCTATGCAAACACTGTCTTGTTATCACAagctaccccccaccccaaaaccCCTTCAGAACAATACTTTAATAATCCCAGCACATTAGTGCAATAGGCCATTGCTGTGTATACATGAGACATTCTTAAGGATTACGGTCCCTGGATTACTTTGTCAGATTTACACATTGAATATTtcctgttattatatattacattcaaATAAAACTGTATGTATGGAAGTAATGTTACCTTGGATGCCCTTGCCCTTAATGGTCTTAGCAATAATGGCGAGCGGCTGATGGCGAGGTTGATTCAGGACCTTACACAGCTCTTCCACACTGTGCCCGTCCACAATGACTGCATGCCACCTGTTAGAAGCAATACATCTTGAATATATATACTACagatactatgtactatgtgacCCTTatccaaagatcctctatatgacaggagagctcACCCGAAGGCTTCACAGCGTCGTTGGTACTTCTCCACGTGGTGCTGCAGGGGCGCCGGGTCACTCTGACCCAGTCGGTTGATGTCCAAAATGGCCACCAGGTTGTCCAGCTGGTAGTAGGAGGCGAAGGCCATGGCTTCCCATACGGAACCCTCGGACATCTCGCCGTCACCGAGCAGGCAGAACACGCGGTAgctacacaaacaaacaaacacacacacaattgaacGGGAATTAACTTGATTTTTAGGGGGTCATTTACAAAACTGTATACAAATATTGCTTTGCTGTGTGCATGAGACTTGGACAACATATGAAAATTCGCTAAATTTGCATCATATCTACTTATTAAGAATGACTGTATGTTGAaataaatgacacttttttttgggactgtcaaaaatggtaatggtaatggttttatttcatttgaacatgcatcagatgacaattgaatgcatcacataatcagctcacagttccacatatccaaaaggagtaggaagaagcaaagcttattaaatcctacccctccatctggtacttttacaatcagtaactgttacatttgttcacttcctgctttcctaatataatttttttattgttattttaaaaatattttattaatttcaatttaagtaattttaatttaatttaagtaattttaatttaatttaggtaattttaatttaatttaggtaattttaatttaatttaatttaagtaatttt
This window of the Doryrhamphus excisus isolate RoL2022-K1 chromosome 10, RoL_Dexc_1.0, whole genome shotgun sequence genome carries:
- the LOC131137308 gene encoding transketolase-like — its product is MEDYHKPDQQTVQALRNLANRLRIHSIKATTAAGSGHPTSCCSVAEIMSVLFFHTMKYRPEDPRNPNNDRFVLSKGHAAPVLYAVWAETGYLKENELLNLRKVDSILEGHPVPKQQFVDVATGSLGQGLGAACGMAYTGKYFDEASYRVFCLLGDGEMSEGSVWEAMAFASYYQLDNLVAILDINRLGQSDPAPLQHHVEKYQRRCEAFGWHAVIVDGHSVEELCKVLNQPRHQPLAIIAKTIKGKGIQAIEDKMGWHGKPLPKDMADSVVKELQSHMVSCNKRLYPSSPNEETAPISLRNIRMPSAPSYKAGDKIATRKAYGMALAKLGRYNEHVVALDGDTKNSTFSELFKNEHPNRYVECYIAEQNMVSVAIGCAVRDRNVVFASTFATFFSRAFDQLRMAAISESNINLCGSHCGVSIGEDGPSQMGLEDMAMFRAIPGATIFYPSDGVSTEKAVELAANTKGLCFIRTSRPENNIIYNCNEDFHVGQAKVVYKTNDDHVTVIGAGVTLHEALAAAEQLKKERINIRVIDPFTIKPLDSKTIIDNARATRGRIITVEDHYYEGGLGEAVCSAVVNESGFTVHRLAVSQLPRSGKPHELLRIFAIDRDAIAQAVRKVLSGAANAK